Proteins from a single region of Candidatus Methylacidiphilales bacterium:
- a CDS encoding DUF362 domain-containing protein yields the protein MKPGAKQEAEWTRRKFLATGAIGTAGGLLVYAGFERIHALYEDGKRADVCVAKAGDYGKPLKTIILDGMAALGVGAADVSGKRILLKPNFVEPEPNRPQIVTHPLVVHAAAEAFLSLGAAEVLVAEAAGHRRDTVLILETAGMADVLRDAKIRFIDLNYVDTVAVPNTAGCSAMRTFEVPKLLRSVDWIVSMPKMKTHHWAGVTLSMKNLFGAMPGCVYGWPKNVFHHLGIDNCILDLNAMLQPHFAIVDGIVGMEGDGPIMGDAKHAGLLVMGKNLPAVDATCARLMGVNPLKVPHLKQASGWLGPIREEHIAQRGENIRDVAVKFALLDKVPAQRGIRL from the coding sequence ATGAAACCGGGTGCGAAACAGGAAGCCGAGTGGACGCGCAGGAAATTCCTGGCAACCGGCGCAATTGGAACCGCGGGCGGGCTGCTGGTCTATGCCGGATTTGAAAGAATCCACGCGCTGTATGAAGACGGAAAGCGGGCGGATGTTTGTGTCGCCAAGGCCGGAGACTATGGCAAGCCTCTGAAAACAATTATCCTGGACGGAATGGCGGCCTTGGGAGTTGGAGCGGCGGATGTTTCCGGAAAAAGGATTCTTCTGAAGCCCAATTTTGTGGAGCCCGAACCAAACCGGCCGCAGATTGTCACCCATCCCCTTGTGGTACATGCGGCTGCGGAAGCCTTTTTGTCCCTGGGCGCCGCCGAGGTGCTGGTGGCGGAAGCTGCCGGCCATCGCCGGGACACGGTATTGATCCTTGAGACAGCCGGAATGGCGGATGTGTTGCGCGATGCCAAAATTCGGTTTATCGATTTGAATTACGTGGACACAGTCGCCGTGCCAAATACCGCCGGGTGCTCGGCGATGCGGACGTTTGAGGTGCCGAAGTTGTTGCGGTCCGTGGATTGGATCGTTTCAATGCCCAAAATGAAGACGCATCACTGGGCTGGCGTGACATTGTCCATGAAAAATTTGTTCGGCGCCATGCCGGGCTGTGTGTACGGATGGCCGAAAAATGTGTTCCATCATCTGGGTATCGACAACTGTATCCTCGACCTGAACGCGATGCTGCAGCCGCATTTTGCGATTGTGGACGGGATTGTCGGGATGGAGGGGGACGGGCCTATCATGGGGGACGCAAAACATGCGGGTCTGCTGGTGATGGGAAAGAATCTGCCCGCGGTCGATGCCACCTGCGCGCGGCTGATGGGGGTCAATCCCTTAAAAGTTCCGCATTTGAAGCAAGCGTCAGGATGGCTGGGGCCGATCCGGGAAGAGCACATCGCGCAGCGCGGTGAAAACATCCGGGACGTGGCTGTAAAATTTGCCCTGCTTGATAAAGTACCGGCCCAGCGCGGGATCCGGCTGTGA
- a CDS encoding terpene cyclase/mutase family protein: protein MAARELERLMEGDGGFAYTEGSEVRADATAWGLLALRLLQSDAASIERTAQKLESWQDSSGSLVLPLDRYPAVWPSSLALLAWSGMPGMVPASEKAAQFLLHDNAVVRSNRPPKGSEINDPDFSGWPWNNGTYSWVIPTSVALLALKSSGHEKEERCARAIEMLLERQLPHGGWNYGNTIIFNTELLPLPDTTGLALCALAGHVGLDKVQRSLDYLQSVLAGISSPLAMAWGILALKAWGIGVTDCEARAQRAFEKARSYGALNCESLGMLAACVQVAQNLPLTLRAAGEAGLK, encoded by the coding sequence TTGGCCGCGCGCGAATTGGAGCGTCTGATGGAGGGGGATGGGGGGTTTGCCTACACAGAGGGCTCTGAAGTCCGGGCGGATGCCACGGCATGGGGGCTTCTGGCGTTACGGCTGCTTCAATCGGACGCGGCCAGCATCGAGCGTACCGCGCAAAAGCTGGAAAGCTGGCAGGACTCCTCCGGAAGCCTTGTTCTTCCTTTGGACCGCTACCCGGCGGTCTGGCCTTCCTCGTTGGCGCTATTGGCATGGAGCGGGATGCCCGGCATGGTTCCGGCCTCCGAAAAGGCGGCTCAATTTCTGTTGCACGACAATGCAGTCGTCAGATCCAACCGTCCTCCAAAGGGTTCGGAAATCAACGACCCTGATTTTTCCGGCTGGCCGTGGAATAACGGGACTTACAGTTGGGTCATTCCCACTTCAGTCGCCTTACTGGCGCTAAAATCATCCGGCCATGAAAAGGAGGAGCGCTGTGCCCGTGCAATTGAGATGCTCCTGGAGCGCCAATTGCCGCACGGAGGCTGGAATTACGGCAATACCATCATATTCAATACGGAACTCCTGCCATTGCCGGACACCACGGGCCTGGCCCTTTGCGCTTTGGCGGGCCATGTCGGCCTGGATAAAGTCCAACGTTCTCTGGATTATTTGCAGAGCGTGTTGGCCGGCATCAGTTCTCCCCTCGCGATGGCTTGGGGGATTCTGGCATTGAAGGCCTGGGGAATCGGAGTTACGGATTGCGAGGCGCGGGCGCAGCGGGCCTTTGAAAAGGCGCGTTCCTACGGGGCGTTGAACTGTGAATCGCTGGGGATGTTGGCGGCTTGTGTTCAAGTCGCTCAAAATTTGCCGCTGACCCTGCGGGCGGCTGGAGAGGCGGGTTTGAAATGA
- a CDS encoding peptidoglycan-binding domain-containing protein — MKNKRIFCKSGTMGRITLASLALAASLAFLQPQAAFARDHDQNNQDGKGAGGSQGSQQSPGKGVSQTYHATQSFHVAGQGGNRVYNQSNYHAVVNHGSSGTTFQTHNTGVASSQTATSQNMWTHHDHNTDFQTHNAGVATSQAVASQNAWIGNHNSNFQRHDARVAASQTVTSQNTWTGHDHNNNQQIQSQARFTPSGNRDNRYQGRWFAADSHRDWDHDGDHFWHHHHYRWYDGGWLIIDLNSAPDYATYDSVEVAVQQRLADQGYYDGPIDGDIGPMSSQAIANYQGDHGLRVTGDINDPLLESLGLE, encoded by the coding sequence ATGAAAAACAAACGGATATTTTGCAAATCGGGGACCATGGGGCGCATCACCCTGGCCTCGCTCGCATTGGCGGCGAGCCTTGCGTTCCTTCAGCCACAGGCCGCGTTTGCGCGGGATCATGATCAAAACAATCAGGATGGAAAAGGAGCTGGAGGTTCTCAAGGGTCGCAACAGTCCCCCGGCAAAGGCGTTTCGCAGACTTACCATGCGACTCAATCCTTCCACGTTGCAGGGCAAGGCGGCAACAGGGTTTACAACCAGTCCAACTACCATGCTGTCGTAAACCACGGCTCAAGCGGAACCACATTCCAAACGCACAATACGGGGGTTGCCAGCTCACAAACCGCCACGTCGCAGAACATGTGGACGCATCACGATCACAACACTGACTTCCAGACGCATAATGCGGGAGTTGCGACTTCCCAAGCTGTGGCATCCCAGAACGCCTGGATAGGCAATCACAACTCTAACTTCCAGAGGCACGATGCACGTGTTGCCGCATCCCAAACTGTGACATCCCAGAACACCTGGACAGGCCATGACCACAATAACAACCAGCAAATTCAAAGCCAGGCCCGCTTTACTCCTTCAGGAAACCGGGACAATCGTTATCAAGGACGCTGGTTTGCCGCCGACTCCCATCGCGACTGGGACCATGACGGCGATCACTTCTGGCATCATCATCATTACCGCTGGTATGACGGCGGTTGGCTGATTATCGACCTGAATTCCGCTCCCGACTATGCAACATATGATTCGGTCGAAGTTGCGGTTCAGCAAAGACTGGCCGATCAAGGATATTACGATGGCCCCATCGACGGCGATATCGGACCCATGAGCAGCCAGGCAATCGCAAACTACCAGGGCGACCACGGCTTGAGAGTCACGGGAGACATTAACGATCCATTGCTCGAATCGCTGGGATTGGAATAA
- a CDS encoding glycosyltransferase produces MPPELSIVIPAYNEESLLPSTLQSLQTALNGSGLVWEAIVCDNNSTDKTAGIAHTHGATVVFESHNQIARARNAGAQAARGRWLLFLDADTRINPRLAGLLLQAIHSGKTGAGGALVRFEAGQLPIIPRFFIAMWNCVSRVSRIAAGSFIFCTREAWVETGGFDESFYAGEEIFFSFRLKTWCRKQGLAFKILSEPVLTSARKLHWHSEAKIWGALFRAAMPGAIKDRDRCAFWYKRPGEIKPMP; encoded by the coding sequence ATGCCTCCCGAGCTCAGCATCGTGATCCCGGCCTACAACGAGGAATCCCTGCTGCCTTCCACCCTCCAGTCCCTGCAAACCGCATTGAACGGTTCCGGCCTCGTTTGGGAGGCGATTGTTTGCGATAACAACTCCACGGACAAAACCGCCGGGATCGCGCATACGCATGGAGCGACGGTTGTTTTTGAATCGCACAACCAGATCGCCCGCGCCCGTAATGCCGGAGCACAGGCCGCCCGGGGCCGCTGGCTGCTGTTCCTCGATGCCGACACGCGGATCAACCCCAGGCTGGCGGGGCTGTTACTTCAGGCCATCCACTCAGGCAAAACCGGAGCTGGCGGGGCCTTGGTGCGATTTGAGGCGGGACAACTCCCTATCATTCCCCGGTTTTTTATCGCAATGTGGAATTGCGTTTCGCGCGTCTCACGGATTGCGGCGGGTTCTTTCATCTTTTGCACGAGGGAGGCATGGGTCGAGACCGGCGGGTTTGATGAAAGCTTTTACGCAGGCGAGGAAATCTTTTTTTCGTTCCGCCTCAAAACCTGGTGCCGCAAGCAGGGCCTGGCATTCAAAATTTTGTCCGAACCGGTTTTGACCTCGGCCCGCAAGCTGCACTGGCACAGCGAGGCGAAAATCTGGGGCGCCCTCTTTCGCGCGGCAATGCCGGGCGCCATTAAGGATCGGGATCGCTGCGCCTTTTGGTATAAACGTCCTGGTGAAATCAAACCCATGCCGTGA
- a CDS encoding glycosyltransferase family 4 protein, which produces MENKPAINRIAFVGDYVPRQCGIATFTSDLCEAIVTEFPSVQCFVGAVNDRDGGYDYPDRVRFEINEKEIDSYRRAADFLNINNVDLVSVQHEFGIFGGPAGSHLLALLGDLNMPVVTTLHTILKEPSDSQRRVMLQLAQLSDRFIVMAQKGGDFLRDVYGVPAEKIDFIPHGIPDIPFVDPHFYKDQFGVEGKTVLLTFGLLGPNKGIEYMIEALPEILAKNPNVVYIVLGATHPALIAREGESYRLGLERLAEARGIKKNVIFYNRFVTIEELKEFIGSADLYLTPYLNEKQITSGALAYTFGAGKAVISTPYWHAQELLAEERGVLVPFANSKALAEAVNDLLANPNKRHAMRKSAYMLGREMIWPVVAQRCMESFEKARAGRVHLPRKAFAKQTLENRPYQLPPFKLDHLFRLSDSTGILQHAVFNVPNYSEGYCTDDNARAFILTVLLEDIGGKAHHDMDQLATSYLAFLWDAFDRTSGRFRNFMAHSRQWLEKTGSEDSHSRALWAVGTALGRTKNQGYRNLCGLLFQLGLPAVNDFTSPRAWAFTLIAIHEYLRCFAGDRAVNMARESLARKLVQLYHDHSADDWTWFETIVTYDNPKLSHALILTGHWTSQPEMLEIGLKSLRWLAEIQTSEQRCFRPIGSNGFYKKGETRAQFDQQPVEAHSMLSACLEAYRVTNDLFWLNEARRAFEWFLGRNDLGLPLYDSATGGCRDALHSDRVNQNEGAESSLAFYLSLAEMSLAQDLLQLPKPQPS; this is translated from the coding sequence ATGGAAAATAAACCGGCCATCAACCGCATCGCCTTTGTGGGCGATTACGTACCGCGCCAATGCGGCATTGCAACCTTCACCTCGGATTTGTGCGAGGCCATCGTCACCGAATTTCCATCCGTGCAATGCTTCGTCGGAGCCGTAAACGACCGGGACGGCGGCTACGATTATCCGGACCGCGTCCGCTTCGAGATCAATGAAAAGGAAATCGATTCCTACCGGCGCGCGGCGGATTTTTTGAACATCAATAATGTCGATTTGGTTTCGGTGCAGCACGAGTTCGGCATCTTCGGCGGCCCTGCCGGCAGCCATCTGCTCGCATTGCTCGGCGACCTTAACATGCCGGTTGTGACAACATTGCACACGATCTTGAAGGAACCCAGCGACTCGCAGCGCCGCGTCATGCTCCAGCTCGCGCAATTGTCGGACCGTTTCATCGTGATGGCCCAAAAAGGGGGCGATTTCCTCCGCGACGTTTACGGTGTGCCGGCGGAAAAAATCGACTTCATTCCGCATGGAATCCCCGACATCCCGTTCGTCGATCCGCATTTTTACAAGGACCAGTTTGGCGTCGAGGGCAAAACCGTGCTGCTCACATTCGGCCTGCTCGGCCCGAACAAGGGCATCGAATACATGATCGAGGCGCTGCCGGAGATTTTGGCAAAGAATCCGAATGTCGTTTACATCGTGCTCGGCGCGACACATCCGGCCCTTATCGCACGGGAAGGGGAATCCTATCGCCTGGGGCTGGAACGGCTGGCTGAAGCGCGCGGCATAAAGAAGAACGTCATTTTTTACAACCGATTCGTCACCATTGAGGAGCTGAAGGAATTCATCGGCTCCGCGGACCTCTACCTCACGCCTTATCTCAACGAAAAACAGATCACCTCGGGCGCCCTTGCGTACACCTTTGGCGCGGGAAAAGCCGTCATCTCGACACCCTACTGGCATGCTCAGGAATTGCTTGCGGAAGAACGCGGGGTGCTGGTCCCGTTCGCAAATTCCAAAGCGCTCGCAGAAGCGGTCAATGATCTTCTGGCCAATCCCAACAAGCGGCATGCCATGCGGAAAAGCGCCTACATGCTGGGCCGTGAGATGATCTGGCCGGTTGTCGCACAGCGCTGCATGGAAAGTTTTGAAAAGGCCCGCGCAGGGCGCGTACACCTGCCGCGCAAGGCGTTCGCAAAACAAACGCTCGAAAACCGTCCCTATCAATTGCCGCCGTTCAAGCTCGACCATTTGTTCCGCTTGAGCGATTCGACAGGAATCCTGCAGCACGCGGTTTTCAACGTGCCAAATTACAGCGAAGGCTATTGCACGGACGACAACGCGCGCGCTTTCATCCTCACTGTTCTGCTTGAGGACATTGGCGGCAAGGCGCATCACGACATGGACCAGCTTGCAACTTCCTATCTTGCATTTCTCTGGGATGCATTCGACCGGACATCCGGGCGCTTCCGCAACTTCATGGCCCACTCCCGCCAATGGCTCGAGAAAACAGGCTCGGAAGACAGCCACAGCCGCGCCTTGTGGGCGGTCGGCACCGCTCTCGGCCGCACCAAAAACCAGGGCTATCGCAATCTTTGCGGCCTGCTTTTCCAGCTCGGACTGCCGGCGGTAAATGATTTCACATCGCCGCGGGCGTGGGCATTCACCCTCATTGCCATCCATGAATATCTGCGCTGTTTTGCGGGCGACCGCGCGGTCAATATGGCGCGTGAAAGTCTCGCCAGGAAGCTCGTCCAGCTTTACCACGACCACAGTGCGGATGATTGGACGTGGTTCGAAACGATTGTGACTTATGACAATCCCAAACTTTCTCACGCGCTCATCCTCACAGGCCATTGGACATCGCAGCCTGAAATGCTCGAGATCGGGCTCAAATCGCTGCGTTGGCTTGCGGAAATCCAGACTTCCGAACAACGCTGTTTCAGGCCCATCGGCTCGAACGGCTTTTATAAAAAGGGGGAAACACGGGCACAGTTCGACCAGCAGCCGGTCGAGGCGCATTCCATGCTTTCCGCCTGCCTCGAAGCGTATCGCGTGACGAACGATCTGTTCTGGCTGAATGAAGCGCGCCGGGCGTTCGAGTGGTTCCTTGGACGGAACGATCTCGGCCTGCCGCTTTATGATTCGGCCACCGGCGGCTGCCGGGACGCCCTGCATTCCGACCGCGTCAACCAAAACGAAGGCGCCGAATCCAGCCTCGCATTCTACCTGTCGCTTGCAGAGATGAGCCTCGCACAAGACTTGCTCCAACTTCCGAAACCGCAGCCGTCATGA